The Streptomyces luteogriseus genome includes a window with the following:
- a CDS encoding LLM class flavin-dependent oxidoreductase gives MQFGIFSVGDVTPDPTTGRTPSERERIKAMVAIALKAEEVGLDVFATGEHHNPPFVPSSPTTMLGYIAARTERLILSTATTLITTNDPVKIAEDFAMLQHLADGRVDLMLGRGNTGPVYPWFGQDIRQGINLAVENYALLHRLWREDVVDWEGKFRTPLQGFTATPRPLDGVPPFVWHGSIRSPEIAEQAAYYGDGFFHNNIFWPADHTKRMVELYRTRYAHYGHGTPEQAIVGLGGHVFMRKNSQDAVREFRPYFDVAPVYGHGPSLEDFTEQTPLTVGSPQQVIEKTLAFREYAGDYQRQLFLIDHAGLPLKTVLEQIDLLGEEVVPVLRKEFAVDRPADVPDAPTHAARLAHEQR, from the coding sequence ATGCAGTTCGGGATCTTCAGCGTCGGCGACGTCACGCCCGACCCCACCACCGGCCGGACACCGAGCGAGCGCGAGCGGATCAAGGCCATGGTCGCCATCGCGCTGAAGGCCGAGGAGGTGGGGCTCGACGTCTTCGCGACCGGCGAGCACCACAACCCGCCCTTCGTGCCCTCGTCGCCGACCACCATGCTCGGCTACATCGCGGCCCGCACCGAGCGGCTGATCCTCTCCACGGCCACGACCCTGATCACCACCAACGACCCGGTGAAGATCGCCGAGGACTTCGCGATGCTCCAGCACCTGGCCGACGGCCGGGTGGACCTGATGCTGGGCCGCGGGAACACCGGCCCGGTCTACCCCTGGTTCGGGCAGGACATCCGCCAGGGCATCAATCTCGCCGTCGAGAACTACGCCCTGCTCCACCGCCTGTGGCGCGAGGACGTCGTCGACTGGGAGGGGAAGTTCCGCACGCCCCTGCAGGGCTTCACGGCCACGCCCCGCCCGCTGGACGGCGTACCGCCCTTCGTCTGGCACGGTTCGATCCGCTCGCCGGAGATCGCCGAACAGGCCGCGTACTACGGCGACGGCTTCTTCCACAACAACATCTTCTGGCCGGCCGACCACACCAAGCGCATGGTCGAGCTGTACCGCACGCGCTACGCCCACTACGGCCACGGCACGCCCGAGCAGGCGATCGTCGGGCTCGGCGGGCACGTCTTCATGCGGAAGAACTCGCAGGACGCGGTGCGCGAGTTCCGGCCCTACTTCGACGTCGCGCCGGTGTACGGGCACGGTCCGTCGCTGGAGGACTTCACGGAGCAGACCCCGCTGACCGTCGGCTCCCCGCAGCAGGTCATCGAGAAGACGCTGGCCTTCCGCGAGTACGCGGGCGACTACCAGCGCCAGCTGTTCCTGATCGACCACGCCGGGCTGCCGCTGAAGACCGTGCTGGAACAGATCGACCTGCTGGGCGAGGAGGTCGTGCCGGTGCTGCGCAAGGAGTTCGCCGTGGACCGCCCGGCGGACGTCCCCGACGCCCCGACCCACGCC
- a CDS encoding TIGR03086 family metal-binding protein — translation MDTNAVRIHGIGELLARARERAVPVVRGIPDAALAAPTPCAEYDVRALVDHLFQVVVQFQRLAVKEASDFGETAGVVAEDPGWRERFAREADRLVAAWSAPGAEEGTTGGMDMPARLVGSMALLDLTVHVWDLARATGQDFPGADEAVVAELTGAVDELAPTARRMGVFGEPVPEGEDASAFERLLARTGRDPHWE, via the coding sequence ATGGACACGAACGCGGTGAGGATCCACGGCATCGGTGAGTTGCTGGCCCGGGCGAGGGAGCGGGCGGTGCCGGTGGTGCGGGGCATTCCGGACGCGGCCCTGGCCGCTCCCACGCCCTGCGCCGAGTACGACGTGCGGGCCTTGGTCGATCACCTCTTCCAGGTGGTCGTGCAGTTCCAGCGGCTGGCCGTGAAGGAGGCGTCGGATTTCGGCGAGACGGCCGGGGTGGTCGCCGAGGACCCCGGGTGGCGTGAGCGGTTCGCGCGGGAGGCGGACCGGTTGGTGGCGGCCTGGTCCGCGCCCGGCGCCGAGGAGGGCACGACCGGCGGGATGGACATGCCGGCCCGGCTGGTCGGCTCGATGGCGCTGCTCGATCTGACGGTGCACGTGTGGGACCTGGCGCGGGCTACGGGCCAGGACTTCCCGGGTGCCGACGAGGCGGTCGTGGCGGAGCTGACGGGCGCGGTGGACGAGCTGGCGCCGACGGCCCGGCGGATGGGCGTGTTCGGGGAGCCGGTGCCGGAGGGTGAGGACGCGTCGGCGTTCGAGCGGTTGCTGGCGCGGACCGGCCGGGACCCGCACTGGGAATAG
- a CDS encoding helix-turn-helix domain-containing protein — translation MEAPRHDTRGIVDPSGLLHRVRFRRHEPAEPLRRYVEWYWLIDWDLPAPYASHIVPHPSVNLTFQWDESGETDAPPYAEVTGVALGLYTRKLTGRGHVCGVKFRPGGFRPYTPATPVSRWTGRALPAREVFPQITGDTARTVVTAAGDRAKVAALDAFLLSLPHGPDPRADLAIDLVRRIRADRTMRRVGDFARAEGLSVRALQRLFATYVGVSPKWVILRYRIHEALEQAGTRDDIDWATLAADLGYADQAHLVRDFTATVGVPPTAYTTEARAGRAEP, via the coding sequence ATGGAGGCACCCCGCCACGACACCCGCGGGATCGTCGACCCGTCAGGGCTGCTCCACCGCGTCCGATTCCGCCGCCACGAGCCCGCAGAGCCCCTGCGCCGGTACGTCGAGTGGTACTGGCTCATCGACTGGGACCTGCCCGCGCCCTACGCCTCCCACATCGTCCCGCACCCCTCCGTCAACCTCACCTTCCAGTGGGACGAGTCCGGTGAGACGGACGCGCCGCCGTACGCCGAGGTCACCGGCGTCGCCCTGGGCCTCTACACCAGGAAACTCACCGGGCGCGGCCACGTCTGCGGGGTGAAGTTCCGCCCCGGCGGCTTCCGGCCCTACACCCCCGCGACACCCGTCTCCCGGTGGACCGGCCGCGCGCTGCCCGCCCGGGAGGTGTTCCCGCAGATCACCGGCGACACCGCCCGCACGGTCGTCACCGCCGCCGGCGACCGCGCCAAGGTGGCCGCCCTGGACGCCTTCCTGCTCTCCCTGCCCCACGGCCCGGACCCACGGGCCGACCTCGCGATCGACCTCGTCCGCCGGATCCGCGCCGACCGCACCATGCGCCGCGTCGGCGACTTCGCCCGCGCCGAGGGCCTGTCGGTGCGGGCCCTGCAACGGCTGTTCGCCACCTACGTGGGCGTGAGCCCGAAGTGGGTCATCCTCCGTTACCGCATCCACGAGGCCCTCGAACAGGCCGGCACCCGCGACGACATCGACTGGGCCACCCTCGCCGCCGACCTCGGCTACGCCGACCAGGCCCATCTCGTACGGGACTTCACGGCGACGGTGGGGGTGCCCCCCACGGCATACACGACGGAGGCCCGGGCGGGACGCGCCGAGCCCTAG
- a CDS encoding YnfA family protein, with the protein MSVLRSAALFVLAALLEIGGAWLVWQGVRENKGWLWAAGGVLALGAYGFVATFQPDAHFGRVLAAYGGIFVAGSILWGVVADGYRPDRWDITGALVCLAGMAVIMYAPRGN; encoded by the coding sequence ATGTCCGTGCTCCGCTCCGCCGCCCTCTTCGTCCTCGCCGCGCTCCTCGAGATCGGCGGCGCCTGGCTCGTCTGGCAGGGCGTGCGTGAGAACAAGGGCTGGCTCTGGGCGGCCGGCGGCGTCCTCGCGCTGGGCGCCTACGGCTTCGTCGCGACGTTCCAGCCCGACGCCCACTTCGGCCGCGTCCTCGCCGCGTACGGCGGGATCTTCGTCGCCGGCTCGATCCTGTGGGGCGTGGTCGCGGACGGCTACCGCCCGGACCGCTGGGACATCACGGGCGCGCTCGTCTGCCTCGCGGGCATGGCCGTCATCATGTACGCCCCACGGGGAAACTGA
- a CDS encoding ester cyclase, which yields MGEAREVMDRLTDAVTTHADLKVLGELYAEDAVAFTPDEGELRGRDAIVEYWRAMTEAVPEATFEVLHSYEAGDTAIDEGIYRGRNTGPLELPNGETLPPTQKEVRIRGVDIATVRDGRIVDYRLYFDEMDFLGQLGLLPDEPL from the coding sequence ATGGGCGAGGCACGTGAGGTCATGGACCGGCTCACGGACGCGGTCACCACACACGCCGATCTGAAGGTCCTGGGCGAGCTCTACGCGGAGGACGCGGTCGCCTTCACTCCCGACGAGGGTGAGCTGCGCGGGCGCGACGCGATCGTCGAGTACTGGCGGGCGATGACCGAGGCGGTCCCCGAGGCGACGTTCGAGGTGCTGCACTCCTACGAGGCCGGGGACACGGCCATCGACGAGGGGATCTACCGCGGGCGGAACACCGGGCCGCTGGAGCTGCCCAACGGCGAGACGCTGCCGCCGACGCAGAAGGAGGTCCGGATCCGCGGGGTGGACATCGCCACCGTGCGGGACGGGCGGATCGTCGACTACCGGCTGTACTTCGACGAGATGGACTTCCTCGGTCAGCTGGGGCTGCTGCCCGACGAGCCGCTCTGA
- a CDS encoding SDR family NAD(P)-dependent oxidoreductase, producing the protein MATAAPPAASRIAVVTGASSGIGAATARQLAAAGYRVVLTARRKDRIEALAEEITTAGHQATAYPLDVTDRAAVDEFATAFKTIGVLVNNAGGALGADPVATGDPADWRQMYETNVIGTLNLTQALLPKLIASGDGTVVVVSSTAGHGTYEGGGGYVAAKHGSHVLAETLRLEIVGQPVRVIEVAPGMVKTDEFALTRFGGDEEKAAKVYQGVAEPLTADDVADTITWAVTRPAHVNVDLLVLRPRAQASNTKVHRDA; encoded by the coding sequence ATGGCCACCGCCGCCCCGCCCGCAGCCTCCCGCATCGCCGTCGTCACGGGTGCGAGCAGCGGGATCGGCGCCGCCACGGCCCGGCAGCTCGCCGCGGCGGGCTACCGCGTCGTCCTCACCGCGCGCCGCAAGGACCGCATCGAGGCCCTGGCCGAGGAGATCACCACGGCGGGCCACCAGGCCACGGCGTACCCCCTCGACGTCACCGACCGCGCGGCGGTCGACGAGTTCGCCACGGCGTTCAAGACGATCGGCGTCCTGGTCAACAACGCGGGCGGCGCGCTCGGCGCCGACCCGGTCGCGACCGGCGACCCGGCCGACTGGCGGCAGATGTACGAGACGAACGTCATCGGCACCCTCAACCTCACCCAGGCCCTGCTGCCCAAGCTGATCGCGAGCGGCGACGGCACGGTCGTGGTCGTCTCCTCCACCGCCGGCCACGGCACCTACGAGGGCGGCGGTGGCTACGTCGCCGCCAAGCACGGCTCCCACGTCCTCGCCGAGACCCTCCGCCTGGAGATCGTCGGCCAGCCCGTCCGGGTCATCGAGGTCGCCCCCGGCATGGTCAAGACGGACGAGTTCGCCCTGACCCGCTTCGGCGGCGACGAGGAGAAGGCGGCCAAGGTCTACCAGGGCGTCGCCGAACCCCTCACGGCCGACGACGTCGCCGACACGATCACCTGGGCGGTCACCCGCCCCGCCCACGTCAACGTCGACCTCCTGGTCCTGCGCCCCCGCGCCCAGGCGTCCAACACGAAGGTGCACCGGGACGCGTAG
- a CDS encoding RtcB family protein gives MSYVEIPGAKVPIRMWTDPASVEEGALQQLRNVATLPWIKGLAVMPDVHYGKGATVGSVIAMRGAVCPAAVGVDIGCGMSAVKTSLTANDLPGDLSRLRSRIEQVIPVGRGMHDDPVDPGRFHGMATAGWDDFWSRFDGVAEAVKFRHERATKQMGTLGGGNHFVEVCTDTTGSVWLMLHSGSRNIGKELAEHHIGVAQKLPHNQNLVDRDLAVFVADTPQMAAYRNDLFWAQEYAKHNRSIMMALLKDVIRKEFKKAKPTFEPEISAHHNYVAEERYDGMDLLVTRKGAIRAGSGEYGIIPGSMGTGSYIVKGLGNAKSFNSASHGAGRRMSRNAAKRRFTTKDLEQQTQGVECRKDSGVVDEIPGAYKPIEQVIDQQRDLVEVVAQIKQVVCVKG, from the coding sequence ATGTCGTATGTAGAGATACCGGGGGCGAAGGTGCCGATCCGGATGTGGACCGACCCGGCCTCGGTCGAGGAGGGCGCGCTCCAGCAGCTCCGGAACGTGGCGACCCTGCCCTGGATCAAGGGCTTGGCCGTCATGCCCGACGTGCACTACGGCAAGGGCGCGACGGTCGGCTCGGTCATCGCGATGCGGGGTGCGGTGTGCCCGGCGGCGGTGGGGGTCGACATCGGCTGCGGAATGTCGGCGGTGAAGACGTCCCTGACGGCGAACGACCTGCCCGGCGACCTGTCCCGGCTGCGGTCGCGGATCGAGCAGGTGATTCCGGTGGGGCGGGGGATGCATGACGACCCGGTGGATCCGGGGCGGTTCCATGGAATGGCCACTGCCGGGTGGGACGACTTCTGGTCGCGGTTCGACGGGGTGGCGGAGGCGGTCAAGTTCCGTCATGAGCGTGCCACCAAGCAGATGGGAACGCTCGGCGGAGGAAATCACTTTGTCGAGGTGTGCACCGATACGACCGGTTCTGTCTGGTTGATGCTGCACTCCGGTTCCCGGAACATCGGCAAGGAACTGGCCGAGCACCACATCGGCGTGGCCCAGAAGCTCCCGCACAACCAGAACCTGGTCGACCGCGACCTCGCCGTGTTCGTCGCGGACACCCCGCAGATGGCGGCGTACCGCAACGACCTGTTCTGGGCGCAGGAGTACGCGAAGCACAACCGCTCGATCATGATGGCGCTCCTCAAGGACGTGATCCGCAAGGAGTTCAAGAAGGCCAAGCCCACCTTCGAGCCGGAGATCAGCGCGCACCACAACTACGTGGCCGAGGAGCGCTACGACGGGATGGACCTGCTCGTGACCCGCAAGGGCGCGATCCGGGCCGGCTCCGGCGAGTACGGGATCATCCCCGGCTCCATGGGCACGGGTTCGTACATCGTGAAGGGCCTCGGCAACGCCAAGTCCTTCAACTCGGCCTCGCACGGCGCGGGCCGGCGCATGAGCCGCAACGCGGCCAAGCGCCGGTTCACCACGAAGGACCTGGAACAGCAGACCCAGGGCGTGGAGTGCCGCAAGGACTCCGGGGTCGTCGACGAGATCCCCGGCGCCTACAAGCCGATCGAGCAGGTCATCGACCAGCAGCGTGACCTCGTGGAGGTCGTGGCGCAGATCAAGCAGGTCGTCTGCGTGAAGGGCTGA
- a CDS encoding DUF3558 domain-containing protein has product MQRKAYVPGIAVLLAAVLAGCTGGSGDEGPTDGSNPDDTGTASASAEPGRYRTLPEPCAEVGESTLDELLPGIPRIGDEEQREKAYEGEPTTTFDTDRKVGCRWKVDSPDATDHLLIDFERVVSYDSAVSDDNQAEQLFAEQEAAAHLPVPTATETAAAGSTPPGGASASPSGSPSPSGSSSPSASVSAAPTELQPRVLEDLGDEAFLDDGLSSSGSTAKQRTVTVAFRTSNVIVTIEYAEQPTTVGVVPDSKEMQDRAQKLASQLADSLSD; this is encoded by the coding sequence GTGCAACGGAAGGCGTACGTACCCGGTATCGCCGTGCTCCTCGCGGCGGTACTGGCCGGCTGCACCGGCGGCTCGGGCGACGAAGGTCCGACGGACGGCTCCAACCCGGACGACACCGGCACGGCATCGGCCTCCGCCGAGCCCGGCCGCTACCGCACGCTCCCCGAGCCCTGCGCCGAGGTCGGCGAGAGCACGCTCGACGAACTCCTCCCGGGCATCCCGAGGATCGGCGACGAGGAGCAGCGCGAGAAGGCCTACGAGGGCGAGCCGACGACCACGTTCGACACCGACCGCAAGGTCGGCTGCCGTTGGAAGGTGGACTCCCCGGACGCCACCGACCACCTGTTGATCGATTTCGAGCGGGTCGTCTCCTACGACAGCGCCGTCAGTGACGACAACCAGGCCGAGCAGCTCTTCGCGGAGCAGGAGGCCGCGGCCCATCTGCCCGTGCCGACCGCGACCGAGACGGCCGCGGCCGGCAGTACTCCGCCGGGCGGTGCGAGCGCGTCCCCGAGCGGCTCCCCGTCCCCGTCCGGTTCCTCCTCGCCCTCGGCGTCCGTGTCCGCCGCCCCGACCGAACTGCAGCCCCGGGTGCTGGAGGACCTCGGTGACGAGGCCTTCCTCGACGACGGGCTCAGCAGCTCCGGTTCGACGGCCAAGCAGCGGACGGTGACTGTGGCGTTCCGCACGTCCAACGTCATCGTGACCATCGAGTACGCGGAGCAGCCGACGACCGTGGGCGTCGTCCCGGACAGCAAGGAAATGCAGGACAGGGCGCAGAAACTGGCCTCGCAGCTGGCGGATTCGCTGAGCGACTGA